The Amphiprion ocellaris isolate individual 3 ecotype Okinawa chromosome 12, ASM2253959v1, whole genome shotgun sequence region aatattggtaaaataatatgtattttttaaaatatatttttgcagatttaaatccaTTACAAAACTGTggtaaaatgcagtaaaacaatgCATTATTTTGGTCTCTTTTATGGTTAATGTTTGAATTAATTGTAGATTTGACCAGTAATTATCTGTAATCTAATAAAACAGGGAAATTTTgtgctataataataataataatacattttatttggcaGCACCTTTCATAacacccaaggtcactttacagaggataaaaacacaataaaataaataaaacaaaacagcagacaaaagtaacacaacagttaaaagaaacaatgaaatagtAAATTGTTGtccttttttaaagatttatgtattttacagtgtatataaaTGTAAAGACTTTATCTCTTGCagtttgcatgtatttattaaaataaagttCTGAAAGTTCTGCTCAGTGGATCCAACAGACATTAATTTTCATGGAAACCTGATTTGTAATACTAATGTGAGAAATAACGGATTTATTTCTTGTCTTTGTCCTGCAGCGTTCATGTTTTATTCCAGACATTATTTTACCTCcaaggcttttattgtgaaaagacATCGTCATATTTTGCTTTGCTCCTCCAGAGGATGATGGCTGGGTGGATCCTGCTGAGGAGGAAGACCTCGCTCACGTTCCTTATTCTCCTCGTCGTTACTCCGAGGAGTCGATGCTGCAGAGATCCACAGACTTCTACCGTCTGATGAACCAGAGGAGGTCCGTCAGGTTCCTCAGCCCCGAGCCGGTTCCCCGAGACGTCATCGACAGAGTCGTCCACACGGCAGGCAGGAAACAGCCAGACTCGGGACAGGAAGTGATGTAGAGGTCATAGGCTGCAGGTTGTAACATCTGATTgtgttcacctggacaggtacgGCCCCCAGCGGAGCTCACACTGAACCCTGGACCTTCGTGGTGGTTTCAGACCCGGAGATGAAGCATCGCATCCGGCTCAtcgtggaggaagaggaggaggtgaactACCGGCAGAGGATGGGGGACAAGTGGGTCCAGGATCTGGCCAGACTCAGGTCAGCATCGTCCCTAAAAGCTGCACGTTTTTCACACCAGACTCTCTTAGAAACACTCAAAGATCTCAGGGTGCTGCTACCCTGGCTCGTTTCTCCTTTAAGTCAGTTCTAATAACATCCTGGACTTTAAATGTGACGTTTTATTCTGAAAACTCTCCAGTTCAGTCAGAGTCATTCAAGCAACAGAGGTGTCCAAGTTCACTTAACTCTGCCCTTGCAAAAGTGTTTAGAAAGTCCCCAAAACTCTCCAAAAATGCATCAGAAACCCCAAAACAAGAGGCTACCCCTGCAAAAATGTATAGGAAACCCTACAGACAAGGGATTGCCCTTTAAAAATGGAGAGGGAATCCAAAAAACAAGAGGTTACCCCCACAGAAACGCTTCAGAAACCCAGAGAAATTAAAGATTACCCCTAAAAACACATAGGAAAccccaaaaacaagaaattacctctataaaaatgcattaaaaaccCCTAAACGAGCGATTAtctctgcagaaacacacacaaaaaaactaaaacaaagagtTGTCCTTgtgaaaaagcacagaaaagtGATAAAACAAGGGATGTCCCCTATAAATGCACAGGAAACCTCACACTATAACTGTAATTAGAGCGTTTCCATCCCATCCTGACGTCTTCGTTCCTCCTGCAGGACCAACTGGATTAAAGAATATCTGGACGTTGCTCCGTacctcatcctcatcttcaaACAGACTTATGGGATCTTACCCAACGGGAAGAAGAAGACTCACTACTACAACGAGATCAGCGTCTCCATCTCCTGTGGGATCCTGCTGGCCGCCCTCCAGGTGAACAATTCAGCCTCAGATACAGATGATGGCTTTAGATCTGGTGATGGAGCAGCCAAGGATGCTTCCAATGTTCTgcttctccatccaggctttaactgacctcgTTGGAAAATCCAGCCattggatgtttttgtgatttttgtgtctcatttttgacatttttggttcatttttgtcgttttgtgtctcctt contains the following coding sequences:
- the iyd gene encoding iodotyrosine deiodinase 1, coding for MALLSGLTPVLLALLCLVVGFLLLRSRETSRTTSRKPSEGKEKPWVDQDLQDDSETTAAGGGEDDGWVDPAEEEDLAHVPYSPRRYSEESMLQRSTDFYRLMNQRRSVRFLSPEPVPRDVIDRVVHTAGTAPSGAHTEPWTFVVVSDPEMKHRIRLIVEEEEEVNYRQRMGDKWVQDLARLRTNWIKEYLDVAPYLILIFKQTYGILPNGKKKTHYYNEISVSISCGILLAALQNVGLVTVTSTPLNCGPQLRLLLNRPANEKLLMLLPVGYPAADATVPDLKRKNVEDIMVHV